Proteins from a genomic interval of Orbaceae bacterium lpD02:
- a CDS encoding lipopolysaccharide assembly protein LapA domain-containing protein, with amino-acid sequence MKFVILFLLLIAIFAISITLGANNNQIVVFNYLFAQIECKLSTLFAILFGTGFILGWLVTGIFFIRVKLRLTSTQRRLKKVQKMYDDEVANRQKAELTVSPTNSK; translated from the coding sequence ATGAAATTTGTTATATTATTTTTACTATTAATTGCTATTTTTGCTATTTCGATCACTCTAGGTGCTAATAATAATCAGATAGTTGTTTTTAATTACTTATTTGCTCAAATCGAATGCAAATTATCAACATTATTTGCTATTTTATTTGGTACAGGCTTTATCTTAGGTTGGTTGGTTACTGGGATCTTTTTTATTCGTGTGAAGCTGAGACTTACATCAACACAACGAAGACTCAAAAAAGTTCAAAAGATGTATGATGATGAAGTGGCAAACCGACAAAAAGCAGAATTAACT
- a CDS encoding phosphatase PAP2 family protein has product MLSVIKKTCITLIIFLIVPAFLISIDWQWQPSSLNVSSKYLFWFTEMAGMPWAMLICLILPIVFAICLKVRSISKFITLVIILAISILLGQTIKSIVKDYTAESRPFVLWIEKSYQVDDEYFYSLPRSERKQIIRQYVHHSPQIPNWLYRHWRAETGYTFPSGHTIFAATWAFLALLFLRFKRHFVIVGLVITWTVLIEISRLALGMHHPIDVISGSILAWLIALIAYYFAIKWQLLKQ; this is encoded by the coding sequence ATGCTATCAGTTATCAAAAAAACATGTATTACTCTTATAATATTTCTTATTGTCCCCGCTTTTTTAATTTCTATTGATTGGCAATGGCAACCGAGCTCATTAAATGTTTCTTCTAAATATCTTTTTTGGTTTACAGAAATGGCAGGTATGCCATGGGCTATGCTAATTTGTCTTATCTTGCCAATTGTTTTTGCTATTTGTTTAAAAGTGCGTTCAATAAGTAAATTTATTACGTTAGTTATTATTTTGGCAATTTCAATCTTACTTGGCCAGACGATAAAATCAATTGTTAAAGATTATACTGCTGAATCAAGGCCATTTGTGTTATGGATAGAAAAGAGCTATCAAGTCGATGATGAGTATTTTTATTCTTTACCTCGCAGTGAAAGAAAACAAATTATTAGACAATATGTCCATCATTCACCCCAAATACCTAACTGGCTTTATCGGCATTGGCGTGCTGAAACCGGATATACTTTTCCATCTGGTCACACCATTTTTGCCGCAACGTGGGCATTTTTAGCTTTATTGTTTTTGCGCTTTAAACGTCATTTTGTAATAGTTGGTTTAGTAATTACATGGACGGTTTTAATTGAAATCAGTCGCCTTGCCTTAGGTATGCATCATCCTATTGATGTTATATCTGGCTCTATTCTTGCTTGGTTGATTGCGTTAATTGCTTATTATTTTGCTATTAAATGGCAGTTACTTAAACAATAA
- the ribA gene encoding GTP cyclohydrolase II: MQLKNVAQAKLPTPWGVFTIVGFEELATGKDHVAMVFGDITQQQPILTRVHSECLTGDALFSLRCDCGFQLEAALKQIAEAGTGVLLYHRQEGRNIGLLNKIKAYALQDKGLDTVQANNELGFAADERDFTICADMLALLGINEIRILTNNPEKIRVLELAGIKITERVPLEVGENPNNEDYLKTKVEKMGHILHLHSLNNI, translated from the coding sequence ATGCAGTTAAAAAATGTTGCGCAAGCAAAACTACCAACACCATGGGGCGTGTTTACCATTGTCGGTTTTGAAGAGCTCGCAACAGGAAAGGACCATGTCGCAATGGTGTTTGGTGATATCACCCAACAACAGCCTATTCTTACTCGTGTCCACTCTGAGTGCTTAACTGGCGATGCCCTATTTAGCCTACGTTGTGATTGTGGCTTTCAATTAGAAGCTGCGTTAAAACAGATAGCAGAAGCAGGTACTGGCGTACTTCTTTATCATCGTCAAGAAGGTCGTAACATAGGCTTATTAAATAAGATAAAAGCATATGCATTGCAAGATAAAGGGTTAGATACCGTACAAGCTAATAACGAGCTTGGGTTTGCCGCAGATGAACGTGATTTTACAATTTGTGCCGATATGCTGGCACTGCTCGGCATAAATGAAATTAGAATACTAACTAATAATCCAGAAAAAATTCGGGTACTAGAGCTGGCTGGTATTAAAATAACCGAGCGCGTTCCTTTGGAAGTCGGAGAAAACCCTAACAACGAAGATTACTTAAAAACTAAAGTCGAAAAAATGGGTCATATTTTGCATTTGCACTCACTTAACAATATATAA
- the citG gene encoding triphosphoribosyl-dephospho-CoA synthase CitG — MVIFNELLISKVAGIKLSVHLTKIHQLRSNLALQNRQLRSDAAKLAQTALLKEVDLTPKPGLVDQMNNGAHRDMNLITFLQSIAAITPYLDEFYYYGTHNKHTDNRVFLADLRVIGLKCEAAMFLATSNINTHKGAIFALGLILSSLGRLEEQNKSPHYSIICNQVATLCQGMVERELISSPGNTVGEKLYRQYGLTGARGEAQNGYTLIQELSLPVYFDCLKKGYTEQQSLWQSMLHLLANNNDTNVVSRGGMSGLNFVKDYATKLLNDNSALTFLAEEKLQQFDNLLIEKNLSPGGTADLIAVTWFLSHYNK, encoded by the coding sequence ATGGTCATTTTTAATGAATTACTTATTTCCAAAGTTGCAGGCATTAAATTGAGTGTTCATTTAACTAAAATTCATCAATTGCGTTCAAATCTAGCTTTACAAAACCGCCAATTACGTTCAGATGCCGCAAAACTTGCCCAAACCGCCTTATTGAAGGAGGTTGACTTAACACCTAAACCAGGATTAGTCGATCAAATGAATAACGGTGCTCACAGGGATATGAATTTAATAACGTTCTTACAAAGCATTGCCGCGATAACCCCCTATCTTGATGAGTTTTATTACTATGGAACTCATAATAAACATACCGATAATAGAGTATTCTTAGCGGATCTAAGAGTAATAGGCCTTAAATGTGAAGCGGCTATGTTTTTAGCAACCAGTAATATTAATACCCATAAAGGTGCCATTTTTGCTTTAGGTTTAATTTTATCATCGCTTGGGCGACTTGAAGAACAAAATAAATCGCCTCACTATTCAATTATTTGCAACCAAGTTGCAACCTTATGCCAAGGGATGGTTGAACGAGAATTAATAAGCAGCCCAGGAAATACCGTAGGGGAAAAGCTATATCGGCAATATGGATTGACCGGTGCAAGAGGCGAGGCGCAAAATGGTTATACCTTAATTCAGGAATTATCCCTACCCGTTTACTTTGATTGCCTTAAAAAAGGTTATACCGAACAACAATCTTTATGGCAAAGCATGCTGCACCTGCTCGCTAACAATAACGATACTAATGTTGTTTCCCGTGGTGGAATGAGTGGGCTTAATTTTGTCAAAGACTACGCGACTAAATTATTAAATGACAATAGTGCATTAACTTTTCTAGCAGAAGAAAAATTACAGCAATTCGATAATTTGTTGATCGAAAAAAATCTTAGTCCTGGGGGAACAGCTGATCTTATCGCTGTAACGTGGTTCTTGTCGCACTACAACAAATAA
- a CDS encoding response regulator gives MSLEIKALIVEDEPVLAEVNAAFVQRNTNIKVIGIASTLSDAKVMLEKFNPQLVLLDNYLPDGQGIELFDYIVNKHLATYIIFVTAASDMDTCSHAIRYGAFDYLVKPVSYERIAYSLNKFRLFLLRQSSPKNLSQRQIDELFNLQTKDFADSQKSTKGIDVLTLQRIQALFKNTVDELTVEDITYKAQISKTTVRRYLEYCIQTNFLKVEIRYGKIGRPERYYKQAFI, from the coding sequence ATGAGTCTTGAGATTAAAGCGTTAATTGTAGAAGATGAGCCTGTGCTAGCTGAAGTGAATGCGGCATTTGTACAGCGTAATACTAATATTAAAGTGATAGGTATTGCTTCAACATTAAGTGATGCCAAAGTTATGTTAGAAAAATTTAATCCACAATTGGTTTTACTCGATAATTATCTGCCTGACGGCCAAGGTATTGAGCTATTTGATTATATTGTAAATAAACATCTGGCAACGTATATTATATTTGTTACCGCAGCCAGTGATATGGATACCTGTAGTCACGCTATTCGTTATGGCGCTTTTGATTATTTAGTAAAACCCGTTTCTTATGAAAGAATTGCTTATTCGCTAAATAAATTTAGATTATTTTTATTACGCCAATCTTCGCCTAAGAATCTTAGCCAACGGCAAATTGATGAATTGTTTAACTTACAAACTAAAGATTTTGCCGATAGCCAAAAAAGTACTAAAGGTATTGATGTGCTAACGTTGCAAAGAATTCAAGCATTATTTAAAAACACGGTTGATGAATTAACCGTTGAAGATATCACATACAAAGCACAGATAAGTAAAACAACTGTGAGACGTTATCTGGAATACTGTATTCAGACCAACTTTCTTAAGGTTGAAATTCGTTATGGCAAAATAGGTAGACCTGAACGCTATTATAAACAGGCTTTCATTTAA
- a CDS encoding sensor histidine kinase: protein MIRLYLTKFPLLFAQKLFIALSVLFALAIFIMHQYINGITEANLYTNLGERAQIQAKEIAAIPELALAVKKHDLNAIKDLITLISEQSDASYIVIGDKNATRLFHTENVAINVPMVGDDNQDVLKGKSIIIISQGSLGQSLRGKSPIIDNDDVIGIVSVGYMLDRLNELHKIQSYPFIIFCLILFFFLFVFSYIFSYLIKKQMFNLEPKEISLLVKMQSAIMESINEGLISVDLNYNIIHINQFARQFLNIPQHTDNLQGTNLFLYILSPNDLLRNDDCLLEDVYDRISHFNHEAVIASRIRLIFNDKIQGWVVTFRNMNEINLLSKRLSQVQQYADNLRALRHEHQNWLATLLGLIYMQRYEDAKEFITRQSSHNQQQLDFITERFQVPTIAGLLIGKFTKANEMGLELEFDPMCQLKNIPNKLIETEFMSIIANLLDNAFTASLIQSHESTIKEKKIIHLYLSDATDEHVIEVSDEGHQIDEAIKSSIFKLGVTTKSKGHGIGLYLVKTYTEKANGYIEINNNLPQGTIFSIFIPK, encoded by the coding sequence ATGATTAGGTTATATCTTACTAAGTTTCCTCTTCTTTTTGCGCAAAAGTTGTTTATTGCACTGTCAGTATTATTTGCACTCGCTATTTTTATTATGCATCAATACATTAATGGTATTACGGAAGCCAATTTATATACTAATTTAGGCGAAAGAGCCCAAATTCAAGCAAAAGAGATAGCCGCAATTCCTGAATTAGCCCTTGCAGTAAAAAAGCATGATCTAAATGCAATAAAGGATCTCATTACCTTGATTAGCGAGCAAAGTGATGCAAGTTATATTGTGATTGGCGATAAAAATGCAACTCGCCTTTTTCATACTGAAAATGTAGCGATTAATGTGCCAATGGTCGGTGATGATAATCAAGATGTATTGAAAGGTAAAAGTATTATCATTATTAGCCAAGGCTCTCTAGGTCAATCCTTAAGAGGTAAATCACCAATCATTGATAATGATGACGTTATTGGTATTGTTTCTGTTGGATATATGTTAGATAGGCTCAACGAGCTACATAAAATTCAATCTTATCCATTTATTATCTTTTGTTTGATTCTTTTTTTCTTTTTATTTGTTTTTTCTTATATTTTTTCATATTTAATTAAAAAACAGATGTTTAATTTAGAACCTAAAGAGATTTCGTTATTAGTAAAAATGCAAAGTGCGATTATGGAATCAATTAATGAAGGGCTAATTTCAGTTGATCTTAATTATAATATTATCCATATAAACCAATTTGCCCGACAGTTTCTTAACATTCCACAGCACACTGATAATTTACAAGGAACGAATCTATTTCTATATATCCTTAGCCCTAATGATTTATTGCGTAATGATGATTGCTTGCTCGAAGATGTGTATGACCGTATTAGTCATTTTAATCATGAAGCGGTTATTGCAAGCCGTATTCGGCTTATTTTTAACGATAAAATACAAGGCTGGGTGGTTACATTTAGAAATATGAATGAAATTAATTTGCTGAGTAAACGTTTATCACAAGTCCAGCAATATGCCGACAACTTACGCGCATTGCGTCACGAACATCAAAATTGGTTAGCCACTTTGTTGGGATTAATTTATATGCAGCGATATGAGGATGCCAAAGAGTTTATTACTCGTCAATCGAGTCATAACCAACAACAACTCGATTTTATTACTGAAAGGTTTCAGGTTCCAACCATTGCAGGGCTGTTAATCGGTAAATTCACTAAAGCCAATGAGATGGGGCTGGAGCTGGAGTTTGATCCTATGTGTCAACTTAAAAATATACCAAACAAGCTAATTGAAACCGAATTTATGTCTATTATTGCAAACTTACTCGATAATGCTTTTACGGCAAGTTTGATCCAATCTCACGAATCAACCATAAAAGAGAAGAAAATTATTCACCTATATTTAAGTGATGCGACCGATGAACATGTGATTGAAGTCAGTGATGAAGGCCATCAAATTGACGAGGCAATAAAGTCGTCGATTTTTAAACTTGGCGTTACAACCAAAAGCAAAGGCCATGGTATTGGATTATATTTAGTCAAAACTTATACAGAAAAAGCTAATGGGTATATTGAAATTAATAATAATTTACCTCAAGGGACTATTTTTTCTATTTTTATTCCTAAATAA
- a CDS encoding 2-hydroxycarboxylate transporter family protein has product MMNKTESINNPVLEKEKSRFWPTGWWYWLDNYKVGIIPLPFFVIAGLLIFAEVLYTGKLPPDIVVMVVTCAFFGFLCGEFGKRLPIVGKMGAAAICATFIPSALVYYGLLPTPIIEATTKFYKDTHILYLYICCIIVGSIMSMDRRTLIQGFLRIFVPMACGEVVGMLVGVGVGALLGLSPFETFFFLVLPIMAGGVGEGAIPLSIGYAAILGMEQGEALGRVLPIVMLGGLTGIICAGILNRLGKMYPHLTGNGKLMPSDGTEEKISLTAKTELPNDVTVFASGVLLAAMLYMVGMIGHKLIGLPAPVGMLFAAVFVKLTHGVSPKILGGSQVVYKFFQTSVTYPILFAVGVAITPWDKIVEAFTVVNIIVIACTVVSLVVTGFFVAKKLGMYPIDAAVISCCQSGQGGTGDVAILTAAERMELMPFAQIATRIGGAINVSVSLLILGNFLV; this is encoded by the coding sequence ATGATGAACAAAACAGAAAGTATAAATAACCCCGTATTAGAGAAAGAAAAAAGTCGGTTCTGGCCCACTGGTTGGTGGTACTGGTTAGATAACTATAAAGTGGGGATTATTCCCTTACCCTTTTTTGTTATTGCTGGTCTACTTATTTTTGCAGAGGTACTTTATACAGGCAAGTTACCTCCCGACATCGTCGTTATGGTTGTGACCTGTGCATTTTTTGGTTTTTTATGTGGCGAATTTGGTAAACGGTTACCGATTGTCGGCAAAATGGGGGCTGCGGCAATTTGCGCCACGTTTATCCCTTCCGCTTTAGTCTATTATGGCTTATTGCCAACCCCCATCATTGAAGCTACTACCAAATTTTATAAAGATACCCATATTCTTTATCTCTACATCTGCTGCATTATTGTTGGCAGTATTATGAGTATGGATCGAAGAACGCTCATTCAAGGTTTTTTGCGTATTTTTGTACCGATGGCCTGTGGTGAAGTTGTCGGCATGCTTGTCGGTGTCGGAGTTGGGGCGCTGTTAGGATTATCGCCATTTGAAACATTTTTCTTCTTAGTCTTACCTATTATGGCTGGCGGTGTCGGTGAAGGGGCTATTCCGTTATCAATCGGTTACGCGGCTATTTTAGGTATGGAACAAGGCGAGGCATTAGGACGGGTATTGCCGATCGTAATGCTCGGTGGTTTAACGGGAATTATTTGCGCGGGCATATTAAACCGTTTAGGCAAAATGTACCCACACTTAACCGGTAACGGTAAATTAATGCCATCTGATGGCACTGAAGAAAAAATCTCATTAACCGCTAAAACTGAACTCCCTAATGATGTTACGGTTTTCGCATCTGGAGTACTACTCGCTGCGATGCTTTATATGGTGGGTATGATCGGCCACAAGTTAATTGGCTTACCTGCGCCAGTCGGCATGTTATTTGCTGCTGTATTCGTAAAATTAACTCACGGCGTATCACCAAAAATTCTTGGTGGTTCACAAGTTGTTTATAAATTTTTCCAAACCTCAGTAACCTACCCTATTCTCTTTGCCGTTGGTGTTGCTATTACGCCATGGGATAAAATTGTTGAAGCCTTTACAGTGGTTAATATTATTGTTATTGCCTGCACAGTTGTTTCATTAGTCGTTACCGGCTTTTTTGTTGCTAAAAAATTAGGTATGTACCCAATTGATGCCGCGGTTATTTCATGTTGCCAAAGTGGCCAAGGTGGCACGGGCGACGTTGCAATTCTAACTGCAGCAGAGCGTATGGAATTAATGCCGTTTGCTCAAATTGCAACTCGAATTGGTGGTGCGATTAATGTTTCGGTCTCACTACTCATACTCGGTAACTTCCTAGTATAA
- a CDS encoding fumarylacetoacetate hydrolase family protein, whose translation MKLISYLLSNSASYGIATDKGIIDLKSQLGERYPDLKSLIGCSEGMEKAKMLSHSAATTDMRYITCLPVIPNPNKILCAGMNYADKRKEFAALDQAVTLFVRFPDTQVGHNTPILKPTETQEFDYEGELAVIIGKPCFRISPQDALQYIAGYSCYMDGSVRDWQHTWFTAGKNWPRTGALGPYLTTIDEIDDFDSLSIKTYLNQQMVQSDVLGNMVHKVPEIIAYISTFTQLSPGDVILTGSPGGVGKKRNPPLFMHDGDVIEVEIEKIGHLINSVIAE comes from the coding sequence ATGAAACTTATTAGCTATCTTTTATCAAACAGCGCAAGCTACGGCATCGCTACTGATAAAGGAATTATTGATCTAAAATCGCAATTAGGTGAACGATACCCAGATCTAAAATCACTGATTGGTTGTAGCGAAGGAATGGAAAAAGCAAAAATGCTTAGTCATTCCGCTGCTACAACCGATATGCGCTATATAACATGTTTACCCGTTATTCCTAACCCGAATAAAATTCTCTGTGCCGGTATGAACTATGCTGATAAAAGAAAAGAATTTGCTGCGCTAGATCAGGCTGTAACCCTATTTGTTCGTTTCCCTGACACACAAGTCGGCCATAATACGCCCATATTAAAACCGACTGAAACTCAAGAATTCGACTATGAGGGCGAGTTAGCCGTTATTATTGGTAAGCCTTGCTTCCGTATTTCACCACAAGATGCTTTACAATACATTGCTGGCTATAGCTGTTATATGGATGGTTCGGTTAGAGACTGGCAACACACATGGTTTACCGCAGGTAAAAACTGGCCAAGAACCGGGGCATTAGGTCCTTATTTAACCACAATTGACGAGATCGATGACTTTGACTCATTATCGATTAAAACCTATTTGAACCAGCAAATGGTTCAGTCAGATGTGCTTGGTAATATGGTGCACAAAGTACCTGAAATTATCGCCTACATCAGTACATTTACTCAATTATCACCAGGCGATGTTATTTTAACCGGCTCACCGGGCGGTGTAGGTAAAAAACGTAATCCGCCACTATTTATGCACGATGGAGATGTGATTGAAGTCGAAATAGAAAAAATTGGTCATTTAATCAATAGTGTTATAGCTGAATAA
- the citC gene encoding [citrate (pro-3S)-lyase] ligase, protein MIQLTFKTLSSIKDQAVLDSIKNLLQSVDLNLDPQIDNFIIGLFEQQIIACAGLDHNVIKCVAVHPNYQGSSVTLSLIQQVIELAHDKGLYHLFLYTKPENIDLFKACGFYPIVELNNTITLMENTPVGISHYCQSLIKERKPDTCGAIVMNANPFTNGHLYLTEQAAKQVDWLYIFVVSEDASLFSADVRYRLVKEGVRHLSNVTVLPGSPYIISKATFPSYFLKEQTLIEQSYMAIDLLIFRQYIAPALSIAKRFVGTEPHSEVTNAYNHAMMDWLQSENKSTSPIIEVIEIARVRHADEVISASRVRSLLMQKKYQDVHALVPPSTWAYIEQHYVIKNQ, encoded by the coding sequence ATGATACAACTAACATTTAAAACACTCTCAAGCATAAAAGATCAAGCCGTTTTAGATTCGATAAAAAATTTGCTACAGAGCGTTGATCTTAACCTCGATCCTCAAATCGATAATTTTATTATCGGTCTATTTGAGCAGCAAATCATTGCCTGCGCGGGACTTGATCACAACGTTATAAAATGTGTTGCAGTACACCCTAATTATCAGGGTAGTAGTGTTACGTTAAGCCTTATTCAGCAAGTGATTGAACTTGCTCATGATAAAGGACTTTATCATCTCTTCCTTTATACTAAACCCGAAAATATTGATTTATTTAAAGCCTGTGGATTTTATCCGATCGTTGAATTAAACAACACGATCACATTAATGGAAAACACGCCCGTTGGCATATCACATTATTGCCAGTCGCTAATTAAAGAAAGAAAACCAGACACATGTGGCGCAATTGTCATGAATGCCAACCCATTTACTAATGGGCATTTATATTTAACAGAGCAAGCAGCAAAACAAGTGGATTGGTTATATATTTTTGTTGTTAGTGAAGATGCATCACTATTTTCGGCTGATGTGCGTTATAGACTGGTAAAAGAAGGCGTGAGACACCTAAGCAATGTGACCGTTTTACCTGGCTCACCCTACATCATATCAAAAGCCACTTTTCCGAGTTATTTTTTAAAAGAACAAACATTGATAGAACAAAGTTATATGGCAATCGATTTGCTGATATTCAGGCAGTATATTGCACCAGCGCTATCAATCGCCAAAAGGTTTGTCGGCACGGAGCCACATAGCGAAGTCACTAATGCCTACAATCATGCAATGATGGATTGGTTGCAGAGTGAAAACAAATCAACCTCGCCAATAATTGAAGTGATTGAAATAGCAAGAGTCAGACATGCAGATGAGGTGATCTCAGCATCAAGAGTAAGATCATTATTGATGCAAAAAAAATATCAAGATGTTCATGCTTTAGTGCCCCCTTCAACATGGGCATATATTGAACAGCATTATGTTATTAAAAATCAATAG
- the citD gene encoding citrate lyase acyl carrier protein, translated as MKIIQSALAGTLESSDLLVKIEPNEKLEIVINSDVNKQFGQQIRQVVEETLAQLNVDNGLIIIDDKGALDCVITARVQSAVLRATKEQAQWSQLI; from the coding sequence ATGAAAATAATCCAATCAGCCCTTGCGGGCACATTAGAATCGAGCGATTTACTCGTAAAAATAGAGCCAAATGAAAAACTAGAAATTGTTATAAACAGTGATGTAAACAAACAATTTGGTCAACAAATTCGTCAAGTCGTTGAAGAAACACTTGCTCAACTAAACGTAGATAACGGCCTTATCATCATCGATGATAAAGGCGCACTCGATTGTGTTATTACCGCTAGAGTGCAAAGCGCGGTGCTAAGAGCAACCAAAGAACAAGCACAATGGAGCCAATTAATATGA
- the citE gene encoding citrate (pro-3S)-lyase subunit beta translates to MKKLRRSMLFLPGANAAMLSTSFVYQPDSIMFDLEDAVSVKEKDTARLLVAQTLKLGIYQKMGIETVVRINALDTPFGLDDLEAVVRAGVDVVRLPMTHSAEHIHQLEAHIERIEKEINRPNGSTKIIAAIESAEGVVNAVSIAKSSSRMIAIALAAFDYLVDMQTERGDGQELFYARCAVLHAARVAKIDAFDVVYSNVNDDEGFLREVKLIKQLGFNGKSLINPRQIELLHNAYAPSQKDLDSANEIVAAALEGERQGLGVVSLNGKMIDAPIITRAKMVIELAKMSGVRQ, encoded by the coding sequence ATGAAAAAATTAAGACGTAGTATGTTATTTCTACCTGGTGCAAATGCTGCCATGTTATCAACCTCATTTGTCTACCAACCTGATTCAATCATGTTTGATCTGGAAGACGCCGTTTCAGTTAAAGAAAAAGATACTGCACGTTTATTAGTTGCTCAAACCTTAAAGCTTGGAATTTATCAAAAAATGGGCATTGAAACCGTCGTTAGGATTAACGCGCTTGATACCCCATTTGGTCTAGACGATCTTGAAGCCGTTGTTCGTGCTGGTGTTGATGTTGTGCGTTTACCTATGACACATAGCGCGGAACATATTCATCAGTTAGAAGCCCATATTGAACGTATTGAAAAAGAGATAAATCGTCCGAATGGCTCAACCAAAATTATTGCCGCTATTGAATCGGCAGAAGGCGTGGTTAATGCAGTATCAATAGCCAAATCAAGCTCGCGAATGATCGCCATTGCTTTGGCAGCTTTCGATTACTTAGTTGATATGCAAACGGAGCGCGGCGATGGACAAGAGCTATTTTATGCTCGCTGCGCCGTATTACATGCGGCACGCGTAGCTAAAATTGATGCTTTTGATGTGGTCTACTCAAATGTTAATGACGATGAAGGCTTTTTACGTGAAGTCAAACTCATTAAACAACTAGGATTTAATGGTAAATCACTGATTAATCCAAGACAAATTGAGCTATTACATAATGCCTATGCACCAAGTCAAAAAGATCTCGATAGTGCTAATGAGATCGTTGCGGCGGCACTAGAAGGTGAAAGGCAAGGACTCGGCGTTGTTTCACTAAATGGCAAAATGATTGACGCTCCCATTATTACACGAGCCAAAATGGTAATTGAACTCGCTAAAATGTCTGGTGTTCGTCAGTAA